The following proteins are encoded in a genomic region of Fusarium oxysporum f. sp. lycopersici 4287 chromosome 1, whole genome shotgun sequence:
- a CDS encoding ER-derived vesicles protein ERV14, with protein sequence MMSGEAWLFLLSVLINAVNLFLQVFFTIMYSDLECDYINPIDLCNRLNTYIIPEAAVHGFLTFLFLINGYWVPLILNLPLLGWNVKKYVDYRLEFATTD encoded by the exons ATGATGtctggagaagcttggtTGTTTCTGTTGTCGGTGCTTATCAACGCCGTCAACCTCTTCTTACAGGTTTTCTTCACTATTATGTACAGTGATTTGGAATG TGATTATATTAACCCCATTGACCTCTGCAACCGACTCAATACCTATATCATCCCCGAGGCTGCTGTGCACGGTTTCTTGaccttcctcttcctcatcaacggTTACTGGGTCCCTCTCATTCTCAACTTGCCTCTCCTTGGCTGGAACGTCAAGAAGTATGTCGATTACCGCCTCGAATTTGCGACAACAGACTGA
- a CDS encoding ER-derived vesicles protein ERV14, producing the protein MMSGEAWLFLLSVLINAVNLFLQVFFTIMYSDLECDYINPIDLCNRLNTYIIPEAAVHGFLTFLFLINGYWVPLILNLPLLGWNVKKIVDNTHLLDATEIFRKLNVHKKESFFKLGFHLLMFFFYLYSMIVALIRDESS; encoded by the exons ATGATGtctggagaagcttggtTGTTTCTGTTGTCGGTGCTTATCAACGCCGTCAACCTCTTCTTACAGGTTTTCTTCACTATTATGTACAGTGATTTGGAATG TGATTATATTAACCCCATTGACCTCTGCAACCGACTCAATACCTATATCATCCCCGAGGCTGCTGTGCACGGTTTCTTGaccttcctcttcctcatcaacggTTACTGGGTCCCTCTCATTCTCAACTTGCCTCTCCTTGGCTGGAACGTCAAGAA GATTGTTGACAACACTCATCTCCTCGATGCGACTGAAATCTTCCGCAAGCTCAATGTTCACAAGAAG GAATCTTTCTTCAAGCTTGGCTTCCACCTGctcatgttcttcttctacCTCTACAGCATGATTGTTGCTCTTATCCGAGACGAGTCCTCCTAA